A single genomic interval of Lathyrus oleraceus cultivar Zhongwan6 chromosome 7, CAAS_Psat_ZW6_1.0, whole genome shotgun sequence harbors:
- the LOC127103050 gene encoding uncharacterized protein LOC127103050, with protein sequence MQNKQVVAYASRQLKVHERNYPTHDLELAAVVFVLKLWRHYLYGSRFEVFSDHKSLKYLFDQKELNMRQRRWLEFLKDYDFGLNYHPGKANVVADALSRKSLHMSMLMVKELDLIEQFRDLSLVCESTHNSVKLGMLKEGQKSDVLLVDKLTLVNQGQGSEFSVDENGVLKFGNRVCIPDVTELKKSILEEGHRSGLSIHPGATKMYHDLKKLFWWPGMKREIASFVYSCLTCQKSKIEHQKPSGLMQPLAIPEWKWDSINMDFVSGLPRTIKNFEAIWVIVDRLTKSAHFIPIRMDYPLERLAELYIEKIVSLHGIPSSIISDRDPRFTSKFWEGLQRALGTKLRLSSAYDGCKKVRQPQRRLNPLILDVVKKEVTKLLQAGYFHIHIALEDQEKTIFTCPFGTFAYRRMPFGLCNAPERCIETDLVLNHEKCHFMVEHGIVMGHIISKKGISVDPAKVDVISTLPYPSCIREIRSFLGHAGSKVVVFTDHKTLKYLLKNPEAKPRLIWIERDEDPFPIQDDFPDEQLLLLHGVTPWFADIVNYLVAGVFPADASRTQIHKLKSDAKYYVWDDPYLWKFGSDQMQQAGIERKLQLQQLEELRLEAYESSRIYKEKTKHFSDKMISRKEFSMGQQVLLFNSGLKLMVRKLRSKWIGPFVVTNIFPHGAVEIKSAGTDKTFKVNGQRLKIFHESAVPEDALLEELSLEKPTYPAT encoded by the exons atgcagaataagcaggttgtagcttatgcttcgagacaactgaaggttcatgagaggaactatccgacacacgatttagagttggcagctgtggtatttgttctaaagttatggaggcattacttgtacgggtcaagatttgaggttttcagtgaccataaaagtttaaagtatttgtttgatcagaaagagctgaatatgagacagaggagatggttagagtttctgaaggattatgactttggtttgaattaccatccgggtaaagcaaacgtagtggctgatgcattgagtcggaaatcattgcatatgtctatgttaatggttaaggaattggatttaattgagcagtttagagacttgagtttggtgtgtgagagtactcacaatagtgttaaattgggaatgttgaa agagggtcagaaatccgatgtgcttttggttgataagttgactctagtgaatcaaggtcaaggtaGTGAATTCAGcgttgatgagaatggtgttttgaaatttggtaatcgggtgtgtattccggatgttaccgaacttaagaagagtattttggaggaaggacatcgtagtggcctgagtattcatcctggagctacgaagatgtatcatgatttgaaaaagttattttggtggccgggaatgaaaagagaaattgcgagttttgtttattcttgtttgacttgtcagaagtcaaagattgagcatcagaagccgtctgggctaatgcaaccgttggctattccagagtggaagtgggatagtatcaatatggattttgtttctggtttaccgaggacaattaagaattttgaagctatttgggtgattgttgacagattgacaaaatcggctcatttcattccgatcagaatggattatccgttagagagattagctgagttgtatattgagaaaattgtaagtttgcatggtattccgtcgagtattatttcggacagagatcctagatttacatcgaagttctgggaaggtttgcagagggctttgggaactaagctgagattgagttctgcatat GATGGTTGTAAAAAAGTGAGGCAGCCCCAAaggaggcttaatcctttgattctcGATGTTGTGAAGAAAGAGGTAACCAAACTCTTGCAAGCAG GTTACTTTCATATTCATATTGCACtagaagatcaagaaaaaaccATTTTTACGTGTCCATTCGGTACATTTGCTTACAGGaggatgccttttggtctttgTAATGCTCCTG AGAGATGCATCGAAACTGACCTTGttttaaatcatgaaaaatgCCATTTTATGGTCGAACATGGAATTGTCATGGGTCACATAATTTCTAAAAAGGGAATTTCAGTAGACCCTGCTAAGGTTGATGTTATTTCTACACTTCCTTACCCATCTTGCATTCGCGAGATTcgttcttttcttggtcatgcag GttccaaggttgttgtttttactgACCATAAAACTTTAAAATACTTGTTAAAGAATCCAGAAGCAAAACCGAGATTGATTTG GATAGAGAGGGATGAAGATCCTTTTCCCATTCaggatgactttcctgatgagcaACTTTTACTTTTGCATGGGGTTACTCCTTGGTTTGCTGATATTGTTAATTATCTTGTTGCTGGTGTTTTTCCTGCAGATGCATCTAGGACACAAATTCACAAACTCAAGAGTGACgccaaatattatgtttgggatgatccgTATCTTTGGAAGTTTGGTAGTGATCAG atgcaacaagcaggtattgaaagaaaactccaattacaacaACTTGAAGAACTTAGACTAGAGGCTTATGAGAGCTCTaggatttataaagagaaaactaagcaCTTCAGTGATAAGATGATTTCTAGGAAGGAATTCTCTATGGGCCAACAGGTTTTACTGTTTAACTCCGGCCTTAAGCTTATGGTTAGGAAACTTCGATCCAAGTGGATTGGCCCTTTTGTTGTTACTAATATTTTCCCTCATGgtgcagtagaaataaaaagtgcAGGTACTGATAAAACCTTTAAGGTCAACGGGCAGCGCCTGAAGATATTCCATGAAAGTGCGGTGCCTGAAGATGCACTCTTAGAAGAGCTTTCTTTGGAAAAGCCCACCTACCCTGCAACTTGA